Genomic segment of Ewingella sp. CoE-038-23:
TGTCGGCCTTTGAGGTCGTGGTATGGATGACGGATGGCTGGCCGCTGTATGAATCACGCCTGAAGGGAGAACTGCACGTTATCAGCAAGCGATATACGCAGCGCATTGAGCGGCATAACCTGAATCTGAGGCAGCATCTGTCAAGGCTGGGCAGGAAGTCACTGTCGTTCTCAAAATCGGTGGAGCTGCATGACAAAGTCATCGGGCATTATCTGAACATAAAACACTATCAGTAAGTTGGAGTCATTACCAAAGAGGCAAGGGGATTTTATCAAGTTTTATATCTTCAAGATCCGACTCCATTACAAGTTTATATTGCTCACGGCAAGTTTTTATCAATTCCTCAAATTCAAAATGTTGTTTAGAGAGAACTTCTTTTCCGCGAGCTGCATATTTTGTAATTGTATTATTAATGCTAGAAAGTTTACTTCTGTATACTTCATATGCTTTTTCGTAATCACTTTTTTGAGTGGAATCAGAAATTGCTTTATTAATTAAAAAAGTAAGATCTTTTACTATTTCCCTGCATTTAAGTTCTTCTTTTCTATAGGATCGATAATCATCCTCTAAGCGGCCTAAATTAGTAGGTAGTGGACTCAGTGAATACCCTTGTACTATTTCAAGGTAAGTATCAGTTGACTGTTTTAGAGCGTGGAGCTCCTCAATAGAGCCAAGACTCAGTCTACCATCAATACTTTCTCGAAACTCTGTAAGGGTAGACACGAGACTAGTTAATGGAATTATATTGCGCTTGATGGAGGATCGTATGCGTTTACGTTCCTTATTCAATAGCTTTAGTCTATCTTCTTCTGCTTTCAAAAGTGCTTTTTTTTCTTTTATATCTTCAAGTGTAGTTTTTCTCCCTTTTGAGTTACGACCAAAGTGTTGATCTGCAGAATCTAATAATATCTTTTCGACAATTTCTCTAAAAAGTTTTGAGGCCCTATTTTCAATAAAACCCTCTCGGCCAGCTTTATCTTTTAAATTTGGATTATTTTCTCGAGAAATTGCAATTCTTCCGAACATACGTCGGCCTGACCAAAAATAACGACCAGCATTCTTTGAACGTCTTTCTTCTATCGAGAAGTAATCACTATCGGCTCGGCCATAAGGCATTACACGCAAACCATCACGGTATATTCTAAACCCGCCATACATATCGGATTGCTCAAGAAAATGAGAGTGTTGGATATCATTTAGTGAGGTACTTCCAGATAAAACTTCAAAAGTACCAATCCGTAAATGAAATGAACCAAATGCACTATCTTTTCTTGTTTTATAAACTTGCTTAGGCTTTATAATATATTCTTCGATCCATTTTCCAAATACTTTAACTCTACCTTTAAAGTATCCATCACTATCAACGACTCCTTCTATAATATGCTCTAATTCCTCGAGATTACGCAGGTCAAACTCGCGTTCTTCTCCAATTATTATTCGAGGAGCATTATTTACCCAACCTGTAACATTATATTTAAAGTCGTCAATTAAAGGCTCATTGTCCCGAGAAAATGGGTCGGTAAAATTAGATAAAGTTTGGAAGAAGCGATCACGAGTACTCTTCTCTGTGTCATCTGCTTGATTTATTGGAGTATTTGATAGTTGTATGTAAATGTCATATTGCACATCTGCGATAAACATTGCAGTACCATGTGAAGAATCACCGGACCACACTGACCATTTATTGAAATGTTTTTCCTTGAAAATTTCTCGAATTAATGTTTGTTCAATTTTTTGTTGAGTGGTTTTTTCTAACCCATCTTCAATTTCTTGTTTGCTAAATGTATTCCAAGCATCAGCTATTCTTTGAGTGCGTGCTGCATCGTCTGAATCGCCCCATATATTGCCCATCATTTGGTCAAATAAAGAAGGAAGTATTTCTTCTAACTCATTTTTATGACTAAATTCTCTAACGGGGATTCTTATATCATTGAGATATAAGAATGGATTTTCAAATAAACGCCAGTCTATAAGTGCGACAACATAGTCACTATCATGTCGTTTTGAAATAACTAATAAGAGAGGCCCAAGAGCCGCAGATGATAAACGGCCAATACCTTTCTGACCTTGTTTCGGCCTTGCTGGAAGACCATTGCGGTCTGCTGGAGTAATAGAGAAGCCATTCGTTTTTGATTCCGTACCTACAATGAGCCATTTAGATTCGAATTCACTTCTATTCATACCATGACCATCATCTAAAATGGCGGAGATATTCATATCATCATCAAAGATATGGAGGTCAACTTTACGAGCATAAGCATCGTAAGCATTTTTCCATAATTCAGATATAGCTGTAGGGCAGTCAGCTATCTGCTCTCTTCCTAGATGGTCTATTGTTCTTGCTCTTGTCTGAAAGGTGACATGCCGCGTCATAATGAATATTCCTTATTAGTTTCTTCTTGGTTTTTGTTAGCAATTATATCTACTTGGGCGGATAATAAATTTATTATTGCTTGTAGTAATACTTCCCCTAATTTTACAGGGACTGCATTGCCGATCTGTTTAGATACAGCCATAGATCCACCCTTGAAGACAAAGTCATCAGGAAACGTTTGCAAGCGAGCAGCATGTCGTAATGATATGCCTCTGGGCAACCATGGGTGGACAAACCGGCCTTTGGAAGGGTTATTACATCCGGTCGTGATTGTATTCGATGGCATATGTGGATAGATTCTTCCATATACATCTAAATGGCCCGCATATTCTTTATGGCAATTTAACTGTCTTCCTGATTCAATTCTGTCCCCAATTAAAGGTGTATTCTCAAAAAGATTCGTTATTTCCGCTGAGTGTATCATATGTACATTACAAGGGTCATCCTCTGAAAGTGGGGCGCCCCAAACTAATTTTTTGATGAGATCTTCAGCAATATTTTCCTCATACTTAAATTTCTCGATTAAACGCTCTTTGAATTCAATTAAAATAGATTGCTTTGGACATTCGAAAACAGTTGATGCAGTTGTTAGCGGAAGTGTATTATTCTTTCCATGCGTAGCTTTTGGTGGCCACGAGAAGCTAGAAGTACAAATATCTTCTCTGACAGCTAGTATAAATGCTCTTTTACGATTTTGTGGAACACCGTAATCTTTAGCATTTAATATATATGGTTTATTACCAATGATTTTATAGTTATGCTCTTTTGTCAGTCGTATAAATTCATCTAGATAATCGGCATGCCGAGCCCAAAGTAATCCAGGAACGTTCTCCACTAAAAAAACTTTAGGTCTCAATTCTTTAACAAAATCAAAATAGCGTAATAATAAAGCATTTCTTGGGTCATCTTTACCAGCATTATTAATGCGATGAGATGAAAAACCTTGGCAGGGCGGACCCCCTAGTAATATATCAAGATCGCCTTGTTTTAAGTTCTGAAAATTCATCAAAGAACTAATATCTACTTTGTTGATATCCTCAGAAAATACTTGCGTTAATGCGCCATATTTAACAACAAGATTGTTGTAATATGTTTCTGATGCTAGTTCGTCAAGCTCTATCGCAGCTTGTACATCAATATCTGCTTTAAGGGCCGCAAGAGAGAATCCACCGGCGCCAGCAAATAGGTCAATAGCTTTTAACTTGTGCATAATAAGGTTTTTTTTGTTGTTAATCACACTAGTATACGTAACATTTAGAGCATATCCCACTTTTGAACATTAATGTATATAATGACAGTACAAGCTCAACTACCTGTGATATCAGTAACTTACTGATAATAAAGTGTTTTATTCGGTTCGTGGAAAGAAATGAATTGCCTTAAGTACTCTAATTTAGCACTGTGTCAGCATAAAACTATTTAGCTAAAGATCCATATAGACATAATGCCTTATTTATGCCTGAAATATTTCGAAAAATGAAGAGTTGTGAAAAAATATTTTTTTCTATCTTACGAGCCTATAAATTTTATCTATCTGATTTTTTTTCCCTCTTCGACTATCCTCTGTGCTGGCTACACATCCAATTCAACTAATCTTAGGCCACGATACTTACTTCTAAGTACGATTTATCGGTGAATGACCTACAGCACTCGATTTTCAAGGGGGCTCAGAGGCCTAGGAACGCTGCATTGGAGATGCTATTAGCTATCGAAAGCGGCAGTGCAGCGCAAGAGCTATTGTTAAAATTTTTCTCATATTGGGAGGGAAATAGAGGTCTCCTTTGAGTAGGCTTCATCAACCACAAACCCAGATAGCCCACATCAACCCCCCAAAATGCCCACAAACTCTCTTTTCTAAACATATCCCCCAGATATGTTTATACCATCGACACGTTTTAGCTATATGTCGATAAAACGCGATTTTATAAACATGAGGGCGTGACATGTTTATGGCATCGACATATTATGGCTATATGTCGATTAAAACGGTTTTTATAAACATATGAGTTGGGATCCTGAAACGCCTTACAACGCGTTGCCCATACTGCCGCCTGACTTGGAGCAGATTGAAACGCGCAGCGTACTCAAAGCTTGCATCAGTGCGCGCTCTGCAATCGCTGAGTTGAAAACTTCTGGTGAGTTGATCCCCGACCAAGGGTTGCTGATCAATATCCTGCCGATGCTCGAAGCGAAGGACTCATCGCGCATTGAGAACATCGTAACGACCAGCGATCAGCTCTTTCAGTATGTTGACCGTACAGAGGGTGCCGATCCGGCGACGAAAGAAGCGTTGCGCTATCGCACCGCGCTTTTTGATGGCTACACCCACCTTGAAGACTATCCACTCTGCACAAACACAGCGATAGCTATCTGTACCAAATTACGCGCCGTTCAAACTGATATCAGGAAAACGCCGGGCACGATGTTGCGTGACCAGAATAATAACGTGGTTTATACGCCGCCGGTGGGTGAAGAGGCCATTCGTAACTTAATGGCGAACTGGGAACGGTTTATCCATGGTGATGATGATTTAGATCCCTTGGTAAAAATGGCTATTGCGCACTATCAGTTTGAGTGCATCCACCCCTTCCCAGATGGGAATGGGAGAACGGGCCGTATCCTGAATATTCTCTACCTGATCCAGAGCGAACTGCTTTCGCTACCCATCCTGTATCTGTCTCGTTTTATCTTGGAGAGGCGTGACGATTACTACAGGCTCCTACGCGGAGTGACAGAGGAGGGGGATTGGGAGTCGTGGATATTATTTATGCTGGAGGCGGTGGAAAGCACCTCCCGATGGACTACTGAGAAAATCTCGATTGTGCGGGCCTTGATGGCTGAAACCTCGGCGTATGTTCGCGACAAACTACCGAAAATTTACACCCATGAACTGGTCCAAGCGCTTTTTGCACAGCCTTATTGTCGGATCGAGAATCTGGTTGAACGCGGCGTGGCTAAGCGCCAGACGGCATCACTCTACCTCAAGCAGTTGGTTGAAATTGGTGTGTTGGAGGAGATGAGCGTTGGTCGTGAAAAGCTGTATATAAACACCAGATTGCTACGGGAATTGAATCAGTAAGTGGTAGTCGCTAAGCAAACTGATGCCTTCTCCGAGAGGAGAGGGCATCAAAACCACAAAACGCCTACTCACTCCTACAACTCTCCAAATCCACCTAGTTTAAAACCACGCTCCCCAACCCCAGCCTTCACTCCAACCGACGTCAACACATCCAACTCCGCCAATCTTGGGTAGCAATACTTGCTGCCGAGGATGGTGTTGTCGATGAATGACGGGTGGCACATGATTTCCAGGGAGTGGTCGCCGCGCTGGTTGGCGTGGTCGAGGATGCTGAGAAACAGCTCCTCTGTGATGCTGTCGCCGTAGAAGGTGCTGTCGAAAGCGGCCGTGCTGCGCGCGCCGCACAGGGGGATGTTGTGCTGCTGGATAGCATCCCGGTCGATGCGCATCGCGACGTCTTGCTGTTGGGCGAAGGCTTCGACGATAGGGAAAATCTGCGGGATCATATGCACGTGATGGTGGCTGTCGATGTGCGTCGGTTTGCGGCCAAACAGTTCAATAAAGCGGGTGAGCTGGGCGGCAAGCTCTTGTTTAATTTGGTCGAGGGGCAGGGTGTCGGCTTCGGCCATCTCCCAGATCCATTTACCCAGAACGCCGTTGTCGCGCACTAAGCCCGGCATCTCGGTGAGAGGTTTACCAAGGGTGAGCACGAAGTGCATGCCGACCGGCAGCAGTGGGTTGGCGGCGCTGAGTTGGGCGGCGTGCTCGGCACCCGGCTGGTTGACCATAGCCGTGGTGGAGCTGACAACGCCGTGGGTGAAGGCGTCGATAATGCCGTAGTTCTGTGCTTTGCAAAGCCCGAAGTCGTCGGCATTGACTATCAGTAATTTATCCATAAATTGCCCTTTGGCAGCCCTCCCGCGAAGGAGGGCGCATAGGTTATTTTAGTTCTGCGATGGCTTTCGCAAAGTTCGGCAGCAGCGCTTCGTGCGCCAGCAGCATGTCGCGGGCCAGCTTCTCGGCGTCTTTGTCGGAATGAATCAGCGGGCTAAGGTTCAGCGCCAGCAGCACATCATTCAGTTTGCCGCTCAGGGCTGCTTCGCTCGCCGCAATCTCAAAGCCTTTGATGGTGTAAATCAGACCCAGCACTTTCTCATCGAAATGGGTAATGCGCGGAGTTGGCGTCGCACCGTTGCGCCCGATGGTGCAGGTCATCTCGACCGCCCAGTCAGCCGGAATATTATCAATATGCCCGTGGTGGGCGAAGTTGACGTATTGCTCGGTCTGTTTGTCATTGTAGATGGCGCTGATCACTTCGCACGCCGCGTCGGAGTAATAGGCCCCGCCGCGCAGCTCCAGCTCTTTCGGTTTTACGTTCAGCTCTGGGTCTTTATAAAGTTCGAACAGCTGTTTCTCGACCTTTTGTACCACGGTGGCACGCGCGCCGCCTTTGTAGAACTCGCCCATCTCGATGGCCAGCATCTCTTTGGGTTTGAAGTAGTAGAGCAAGTAGGAGCACGGCAGCAGGTTGAGCGAGCGGATCAGCCCTTCGCTGAATGGCAGGTCGAAGATGTTTTTTACCGAACCGGCGGTCAGGGTGCCGGAGGCCACGCCGTCCAGCAGCTCGGCGAAGCGCGACTCGCCGTTGACGATGACGTCTTTGATAAACACCAGATGGTTGAGGCCGAACAGGTCAATCGACAGCTCATCCTGCGGGCTAATCTTCAGCACGTCCTGAATGAACATCTTCATGCCGACCGGAATGTTGCACACGCCGATAAACTTCTTGAAGTTGGTGTGGCGAACCACGGCTTCGGTGACCATACCGGCCGGGTTGGTGAAGTTGATAACCCAGGCGTCTGGGCAGATCTCTTCCACATCTTTGATGATGTCGAAAATCACCGGAATGGTGCGCAGGCCTTTGAACAGGCCGCCCGCGCCGTTGGTCTCCTGACCCAAATAGCCGTGGCTCAGCGGGATGCGTTCATCCAGCTCGCGGGCTTTTAACTGGCCGACGCGCAGCTGGGTAGTGACGAAGTCGGCGTCTTTTAATGCTTCACGGCGATTTAATGTTTTATGCAAACTGATTGGCACGCCCGCGCGCTTTATCATGCGCTGGCAGAGATCAAAAATAATATCCTGCTTCTCTTTACCGGCTTCGACATCCACCAGCCATAATTCACTGATCGGCAACTCTTCATAACGTTTAATAAAGCCTTCGAGTAGTTCCGGGGTATAGCTGCTGCCACCGCCAATGGTGACTACTTTAAGTTTTTTAGACATAGGGGCTCCCGTGCAATATGAATGCACTTTAAACAAAGGTAAATATAGGAATGAGTGAAGACTATTATTGAGTCCGCATTAATTCATATACAGTCAGCTATTATTAAATAACTCCTTGCGATAATGCTTAGGCGTAAAGGTAGTTATTTTTTTAAAGTTCTTAATGAACATGCTAGGACTGCTATATCCCGAATCGTATGCAATATCAGTAATAGAGTAATTGGTTATCTCTAATTGCTTTTTGGCGAAATCAACGCGGATCTCATTAATAATCTGCATTGGCGTTTTGCCATAATGGCGCTGAGTGGCGCGCGTTAAATACTCCTGCGATTTTCCCGAAAGTTGCACCATGGTCGACAAAGCTTTATCGCCGAACTGGGTTTTATCGTGCATTTTCTCAATGGTCTCTTTGAGCCAAACCGGCACGTCAGGCGCGATATCAGACTCGCGATGATGACGAATACGGTTGATGGCGTAGAAGGTCACCATCTCAAGAAACTCGTTAAACTCGCCATTTTTGAAGTTGAGAGACGCCACCATCGACTCGATAAAGTTAAGAAACTCACTCTTAATTTTATACACCTGCGAGGCCACGAAGCAGGTCGGCAGCAAGGCCAGATAGTGCTGTTCGAAGAAGGCTTTACTGATGCCGACGTTTAATATCCGGGTTGGGCCAAACTCATAGAAACTCTGATGGTTGGAGCCCAGCGGGATAAAGGCGAAATCGCCACGCTCGAGCAGCACTTGCTTGCCGTTGATCTGCTGGTAGTAGCGGCCAGTGAGCACGATGGTGAACTCGTAGTAGTCGTGTTCGTGCAGCCCTGAGATGCTCTCTACCTTGTTGTAGATAAACATGTGGAAATTTTGACCGTCGAATAGTTGATCTTCGCGTGCTGTCTTAATGTCCATACTCAGTAACTGTGGCTGCATGATGACTCCCAACGCTATTTTATTTTCTCGTGAAGCTCAATGATCTCTGTCACTAACTCGCGTGCCAACATGGAGGTCATCAGGTGGTCTTGGGCGTGAACCAGCACCAGGCTGACCTTGGTTTTGCCTTCACCGGCGTCACCTTCAATCAGTTTGGTCTGCACCAGATGGGCTTCATGCAGCGACTCGCGTGACTTGGCCATCAGCTCCCAGGCCTTGGTGAAATCGCCTTGTTTAGCGACTTTCAGTGCTTCATACGCCAGGCTGCGCGCCTGCCCGGAGTTAATGATGAGGCCCATCACCACTTCTTCCAGACTGTCTAACTCTTCTTCACTGTCTTCAATGTTGTCTAAATCAAACATGGTTATCTCCCTGAGTTAACTCGTTGGATACTGGGGAGAATCTCCTCTCCCCAGCTTGCCTTAGATTAGAATTTTAGTGATGCAGCAATGTCTTCTTCGCTCTCTTCTTCTTCGATAATCGCCTGCGCTTTGTTCGACAAGATGACGAATGGCATGTAGACCAGCGTGGCAATACCGAGGTTGAACAGGGCGACTAACAGCGCCGCAATGCTGCCGTTACTGTTGAAGAAGGCCCCCAGCCCGGTAGGCATGGTCCACGGCGCGAGGTTGGTCACCGGCGGGATAATCCCCATGGTGTATGCCGTCAGCGTGATAATGGCCAGAATCGGTTGTACCAGAACAAACGGGATAAACATCACCGGGTTCATGATAATCGGCAGGCCGAACAGGATAGGTTCGTTAATCTGGAAGATGCCGGATGGCAGTGCCAGTTTGGCGACCTGACGGTGGTCCGCACGACGTGATGCGATAAAGATGGCGATGATCAGGCCCAGCGTTGCCCCAGAACCACCCAACAGGATGTAGGAGTCGAGCATTGGTTTAGCCCAGAAGTGGAAGGTCTGGCCCGCATCCAGCGCGGCTTGTACTGAACCATACTGGTTGTAAATGGCGATGTTCTCCAGCGCCCACGGGGTCATGATGCCGCTGTCCAGCGCGGTTAACGCGAGGGAGCCGTGAACACCAAAGAACCACAACAGGGAGTTGAAAATCACGTATGCCCAGCCCACCACGCTTCCCATTGATGCCAGAGGTTTGGAGATGGAATCCATAATAATCTGGTGGAAGTTGTGGCCGTATAGCCCCAGCAGCCAAGAGATAACCCCAAAGATACACAGGATGATGAAGCCTGGGATCAGTGCGGAGAAGGAGCGGGAGACGGAGGCCGGTACGCTGTCTGGCAGGGTGATAACCCAGTTGCGGCGGATAACAAAGGTAAACATCTCGGCGACGACTAAGCCGATCACCATGCCGGAAATAATGTTCGCGCCACCTAGCCAGTTGGCCCCGACGGCGTAAGCTTCGCCCACGCTATAAGGGGTGACGGTCATAAAGGCGGCCACGGAGAGCAGGCCTGCGGCCAGAGGATCCACTTTACGCTCTTCGGCTAAGGCCATCCCGA
This window contains:
- the chbC gene encoding PTS N,N'-diacetylchitobiose transporter subunit IIC — its product is MSKAIDSLEKVLLPFAVKIGRQPHINAIKNGFIRLMPLTLAGAMFVLINNVFLSFGEGSFFYSLGIRLDASTIETLAGLKTIGVNVYNGTLGIMSLMAPFFIGMALAEERKVDPLAAGLLSVAAFMTVTPYSVGEAYAVGANWLGGANIISGMVIGLVVAEMFTFVIRRNWVITLPDSVPASVSRSFSALIPGFIILCIFGVISWLLGLYGHNFHQIIMDSISKPLASMGSVVGWAYVIFNSLLWFFGVHGSLALTALDSGIMTPWALENIAIYNQYGSVQAALDAGQTFHFWAKPMLDSYILLGGSGATLGLIIAIFIASRRADHRQVAKLALPSGIFQINEPILFGLPIIMNPVMFIPFVLVQPILAIITLTAYTMGIIPPVTNLAPWTMPTGLGAFFNSNGSIAALLVALFNLGIATLVYMPFVILSNKAQAIIEEEESEEDIAASLKF
- the chbA gene encoding PTS N,N'-diacetylchitobiose transporter subunit IIA, coding for MFDLDNIEDSEEELDSLEEVVMGLIINSGQARSLAYEALKVAKQGDFTKAWELMAKSRESLHEAHLVQTKLIEGDAGEGKTKVSLVLVHAQDHLMTSMLARELVTEIIELHEKIK
- a CDS encoding ATP-binding protein is translated as MTRHVTFQTRARTIDHLGREQIADCPTAISELWKNAYDAYARKVDLHIFDDDMNISAILDDGHGMNRSEFESKWLIVGTESKTNGFSITPADRNGLPARPKQGQKGIGRLSSAALGPLLLVISKRHDSDYVVALIDWRLFENPFLYLNDIRIPVREFSHKNELEEILPSLFDQMMGNIWGDSDDAARTQRIADAWNTFSKQEIEDGLEKTTQQKIEQTLIREIFKEKHFNKWSVWSGDSSHGTAMFIADVQYDIYIQLSNTPINQADDTEKSTRDRFFQTLSNFTDPFSRDNEPLIDDFKYNVTGWVNNAPRIIIGEEREFDLRNLEELEHIIEGVVDSDGYFKGRVKVFGKWIEEYIIKPKQVYKTRKDSAFGSFHLRIGTFEVLSGSTSLNDIQHSHFLEQSDMYGGFRIYRDGLRVMPYGRADSDYFSIEERRSKNAGRYFWSGRRMFGRIAISRENNPNLKDKAGREGFIENRASKLFREIVEKILLDSADQHFGRNSKGRKTTLEDIKEKKALLKAEEDRLKLLNKERKRIRSSIKRNIIPLTSLVSTLTEFRESIDGRLSLGSIEELHALKQSTDTYLEIVQGYSLSPLPTNLGRLEDDYRSYRKEELKCREIVKDLTFLINKAISDSTQKSDYEKAYEVYRSKLSSINNTITKYAARGKEVLSKQHFEFEELIKTCREQYKLVMESDLEDIKLDKIPLPLW
- a CDS encoding DNA cytosine methyltransferase yields the protein MHKLKAIDLFAGAGGFSLAALKADIDVQAAIELDELASETYYNNLVVKYGALTQVFSEDINKVDISSLMNFQNLKQGDLDILLGGPPCQGFSSHRINNAGKDDPRNALLLRYFDFVKELRPKVFLVENVPGLLWARHADYLDEFIRLTKEHNYKIIGNKPYILNAKDYGVPQNRKRAFILAVREDICTSSFSWPPKATHGKNNTLPLTTASTVFECPKQSILIEFKERLIEKFKYEENIAEDLIKKLVWGAPLSEDDPCNVHMIHSAEITNLFENTPLIGDRIESGRQLNCHKEYAGHLDVYGRIYPHMPSNTITTGCNNPSKGRFVHPWLPRGISLRHAARLQTFPDDFVFKGGSMAVSKQIGNAVPVKLGEVLLQAIINLLSAQVDIIANKNQEETNKEYSL
- a CDS encoding 6-phospho-beta-glucosidase; protein product: MSKKLKVVTIGGGSSYTPELLEGFIKRYEELPISELWLVDVEAGKEKQDIIFDLCQRMIKRAGVPISLHKTLNRREALKDADFVTTQLRVGQLKARELDERIPLSHGYLGQETNGAGGLFKGLRTIPVIFDIIKDVEEICPDAWVINFTNPAGMVTEAVVRHTNFKKFIGVCNIPVGMKMFIQDVLKISPQDELSIDLFGLNHLVFIKDVIVNGESRFAELLDGVASGTLTAGSVKNIFDLPFSEGLIRSLNLLPCSYLLYYFKPKEMLAIEMGEFYKGGARATVVQKVEKQLFELYKDPELNVKPKELELRGGAYYSDAACEVISAIYNDKQTEQYVNFAHHGHIDNIPADWAVEMTCTIGRNGATPTPRITHFDEKVLGLIYTIKGFEIAASEAALSGKLNDVLLALNLSPLIHSDKDAEKLARDMLLAHEALLPNFAKAIAELK
- the chbG gene encoding chitin disaccharide deacetylase, with the protein product MDKLLIVNADDFGLCKAQNYGIIDAFTHGVVSSTTAMVNQPGAEHAAQLSAANPLLPVGMHFVLTLGKPLTEMPGLVRDNGVLGKWIWEMAEADTLPLDQIKQELAAQLTRFIELFGRKPTHIDSHHHVHMIPQIFPIVEAFAQQQDVAMRIDRDAIQQHNIPLCGARSTAAFDSTFYGDSITEELFLSILDHANQRGDHSLEIMCHPSFIDNTILGSKYCYPRLAELDVLTSVGVKAGVGERGFKLGGFGEL
- the fic gene encoding protein adenylyltransferase Fic — protein: MSWDPETPYNALPILPPDLEQIETRSVLKACISARSAIAELKTSGELIPDQGLLINILPMLEAKDSSRIENIVTTSDQLFQYVDRTEGADPATKEALRYRTALFDGYTHLEDYPLCTNTAIAICTKLRAVQTDIRKTPGTMLRDQNNNVVYTPPVGEEAIRNLMANWERFIHGDDDLDPLVKMAIAHYQFECIHPFPDGNGRTGRILNILYLIQSELLSLPILYLSRFILERRDDYYRLLRGVTEEGDWESWILFMLEAVESTSRWTTEKISIVRALMAETSAYVRDKLPKIYTHELVQALFAQPYCRIENLVERGVAKRQTASLYLKQLVEIGVLEEMSVGREKLYINTRLLRELNQ
- the chbR gene encoding transcriptional regulator ChbR gives rise to the protein MQPQLLSMDIKTAREDQLFDGQNFHMFIYNKVESISGLHEHDYYEFTIVLTGRYYQQINGKQVLLERGDFAFIPLGSNHQSFYEFGPTRILNVGISKAFFEQHYLALLPTCFVASQVYKIKSEFLNFIESMVASLNFKNGEFNEFLEMVTFYAINRIRHHRESDIAPDVPVWLKETIEKMHDKTQFGDKALSTMVQLSGKSQEYLTRATQRHYGKTPMQIINEIRVDFAKKQLEITNYSITDIAYDSGYSSPSMFIKNFKKITTFTPKHYRKELFNNS